In a genomic window of Telopea speciosissima isolate NSW1024214 ecotype Mountain lineage chromosome 5, Tspe_v1, whole genome shotgun sequence:
- the LOC122662701 gene encoding protein SMAX1-LIKE 4-like isoform X2 — MRAGACTVQQTLTSEAASVLRHSLGLAKRRGHAQVTPLHVAATLLSPRCSLLRRACLKSHPHSTSHPLQCRALELCFNVALNRLPTTPGPFLHGQPSLSNALIAALKRAQAHQRRGCIEQQQQQPLLAIKVALEQLIISILDDPSVSRVMREAGFSSTSVKNNLEDVSASSVFQCYSSSGGILSSTCSPPIETHREISNHSSFWQTHLLNCYSEQNPLPFSTPKKPLSSIFTDSATEKEDFRLVLEVLMRTKRRNTVIVGDSVSTTEGLVAELMGKVERGEIPDELRSAHFIKFQLSSVSLRFMKREDMELKVADLRRKVGSLVTGGEGAIIYAGDLKWVVEGGVGEKEGGFSAEVCSYNATDHLVAEIGRLLSDYSCSNSKVWLMAIANYQTYMRCQTKQPSLETQWTLQAVSVPSGGLGLSLHASNALDSKVSLSPNTSLMPETKPFTPNEEPDSLTCCADCISNFEKEAAIFTSGQQNPSSYLLSSCNSKDMVKGPTNLPYWLQPYKADTHHKDDLVELKKRWNRLCHSLHHPRPNQILHQKGSSLFNNQNSSGKSYTYSKSYPWWPSSSQYNQTSIFPESTSISFTESITETNHVTSIASQLRSHQSRTIEFGFTNEEAWEHRQSELSSDFLKNMESQEVKTTLALGNPLFSDSMASKVQKREGKMDPKRDLCKLLQENIPWQSAIIPSIAEALIGSSKLSEKNGNWFLIRGMDCIGKRRLALATAESICGSTDHLVHLNKRRENKDPQLSEILIEALKENPKCVVLLEDIDYADSNFIKFLADGLKTKNFKDMEGGEVCFDQATFIATIGGSGSSGSSSFINSKEDEVAIQMKLQFEEDTTTNPAFEIFNSDHKRKAEWDLPFNKNNKHPRKEEKEHSSSSVEDINGGDKGVISRQSSSNTFDLNIRAEEEEEDDNSNPIPSDLTQETATDLHSPHGYFLGSIEKSFLFDQNPKLFDEMGETFLSKIKGSFHEVCRSEMKMSLSVDKVVLDEMVAGCGSFLDSLFEIWLKDIFQTSLEKVVKERGKEGNIKLSLLGAKEENILDYGGFKGSSLPKTVQVVFKDLATGFSM; from the exons ATGCGTGCAGGAGCCTGTACAGTCCAGCAGACCCTCACATCGGAGGCTGCTTCGGTGCTTAGGCACTCCCTTGGCTTGGCCAAGAGGAGGGGCCATGCCCAGGTCACCCCACTCCATGTGGCTGCCACCTTACTGAGTCCAAGGTGCAGTCTCTTGAGGAGGGCTTGTCTCAAGTCTCATCCAcattcaacttctcatccactGCAATGCAGAGCTCTTGAACTTTGCTTCAATGTGGCTCTCAATAGACTCCCAACAACACCTGGTCCTTTCCTCCATGGTCAACCTTCTCTCTCAAATGCTCTCATTGCAGCACTGAAGAGAGCTCAAGCACACCAGAGGAGGGGTTGCATagaacagcagcaacaacaacctCTCCTTGCCATTAAGGTAGCACTAGAGCAGCTCATTATATCCATTTTAGATGACCCTAGTGTTAGTAGGGTAATGAGAGAAGCTGGGTTCTCCAGCACCTCTGTTAAGAACAACCTAGAGGACGTTTCAGCTTCTTCTGTTTTTCAGTGCTATAGCAGCTCTGGTGGGATTCTCTCTTCTACTTGTTCTCCTCCTATTGAAACTCATAGAGAGATTAGCAACCACAGCAGTTTCTGGCAGACCCATTTGTTGAACTGCTATTCTGAGCAAAACCCACTTCCCTTTTCTACTCCAAAGAAGCCTTTAAGTTCCATCTTCACTGATTCAGCCACTGAAAAGGAGGATTTCAGGTTGGTTTTGGAGGTTCTGATGAGGACGAAAAGAAGGAATACAGTGATTGTTGGGGACTCTGTTTCAACTACTGAAGGCCTGGTTGCAGAGCTTATGGGGAAAGTGGAAAGAGGCGAGATACCTGATGAATTGAGATCGGCCCACTTTATTAAATTTCAGTTATCCTCTGTCTCTTTGAGGTTCATGAAGAGAGAGGATATGGAGCTGAAGGTTGCAGACTTGAGAAGGAAGGTGGGTTCTCTTGTAACAGGAGGTGAGGGAGCAATCATCTATGCTGGAGATCTCAAATGGGTAGTTGAAGGTGGTGTTGGTGAGAAAGAGGGAGGATTCTCAGCAGAAGTATGTAGTTATAATGCTACTGATCATCTGGTTGCAGAGATAGGAAGGTTGCTCTCTGACTATAGCTGCTCAAACAGTAAGGTATGGTTAATGGCCATTGCAAATTACCAGACTTACATGAGGTGCCAGACGAAGCAACCCTCTCTTGAGACTCAATGGACTCTTCAAGCTGTCTCTGTTCCTTCAGGTGGATTGGGTTTGAGCCTCCATGCTTCCAA TGCCCTTGACTCaaaggtatctctctctccaaacaCATCTCTAATGCCAGAAACAAAACCTTTCACTCCTAACGAAGAACCAGACAGTCTCACCTGTTGTGCTGATTGTATCTCCAATTTTGAAAAAGAGGCAGCCATATTCACATCAGGCCAGCAAAATCCATCCTCCTATCTTCTTAGCTCTTGCAATTCCAAAGACATGGTCAAGGGTCCAACCAACTTGCCTTACTGGTTGCAGCCATATAAAGCTGACACCCATCACAAG gatgatttggttgaattgaagaaaagatGGAACAGGTTATGCCACAGCCTACACCATCCAAGGCCTAATCAGATCCTCCACCAGAAAGGCTCTTCCTTATTCAACAACCAAAACTCAAGTGGCAAGAGCTATACCTATTCAAAATCTTACCCTTGGTGGCCTTCCTCATCTCAGTACAATCAAACCAGCATTTTCCCTGAATCGACTTCGATTTCCTTCACCGAGTCGATAACGGAGACCAACCATGTCACAAGCATTGCATCTCAATTGAGAAGTCACCAGTCACGTACAATTGAATTTGGTTTCACTAATGAAGAGGCATGGGAACACCGGCAGTCGGAATTGAGCTCGGATTTTCTGAAAAACATGGAAAGCCAGGAAGTGAAAACCACTCTTGCTCTTGGTAATCCTCTTTTCTCAGATTCCATGGCATCCAAGGttcaaaaaagggaaggaaagatGGACCCAAAAAGAGATCTCTGTAAGCTATTGCAAGAGAATATCCCTTGGCAATCTGCGATAATCCCTTCCATCGCAGAAGCTTTAATAGGTTCCTCCAAATTGTCAGAGAAGAATGGGAATTGGTTTCTAATTCGAGGAATGGATTGTATAGGAAAGAGAAGACTGGCACTTGCAACTGCTGAGTCAATTTGTGGGTCTACTGATCACCTTGTCCACttgaacaagagaagagagaacaagGACCCCCAATTGTCTGAAATCCTCATAGAAGCCTTGAAAGAGAACCCAAAATGTGTTGTTCTATTGGAAGATATCGACTATGCCGATTCAAACTTCATAAAGTTCCTAGCTGATGGCCTGAAAACCAAAAATTTCAAAGACATGGAAGGGGGAGAGGTTTGTTTTGATCAGGCTACATTCATTGCAACAATAGGTGGTAGTGGTAGTAGTGGTTCTTCAAGTTTCATAAACAGCAAGGAAGATGAGGTAGCAATCCAGATGAAGTTGCAGTTTGAAGAAGACACTACTACAAATCCTGcatttgaaattttcaattctgATCATAAGAGGAAGGCGGAGTGGGACTTGCCATTTAATAAGAACAATAAGCATccaaggaaagaagagaaagaacactCCTCTTCATCTGTGGAAGATATTAATGGTGGTGACAAGGGGGTTATCTCAAGACAGTCAAGCAGTAACACCTTTGATTTGAACATCCGAGctgaggaagaggaggaa GATGACAACTCCAACCCCATCCCTAGTGATCTCACTCAAGAAACTGCAACAGATCTCCACAGCCCACATGGGTATTTTCTTGGATCAATCGAGAAGAGCTTTCTTTTCGATCAAAATCCGAAACTTTTCGATGAAATGGGTGAGACTTTCTTGTCAAAGATCAAAGGGTCTTTCCATGAAGTGTGTAGGAGTGAGATGAAGATGTCATTGTCAGTTGATAAGGTTGTGTTAGATGAAATGGTAGCTGGGTGTGGTTCTTTCCTTGATAGCTTGTTTGAAATTTGGCTGAAAGACATTTTTCAAACGAGCTTAGAAAAGGTTGTtaaagagagagggaaagagggaaACATTAAGCTCTCGCTTCTTGGGGCTAAAGAGGAGAATATTTTGGATTATGGTGGGTTCAAGGGGTCGAGTCTTCCCAAGACAGTCCAAGTTGTCTTCAAGGATTTGGCCACGGGGTTTTCTATGTAA
- the LOC122662701 gene encoding protein SMAX1-LIKE 4-like isoform X1, which yields MRAGACTVQQTLTSEAASVLRHSLGLAKRRGHAQVTPLHVAATLLSPRCSLLRRACLKSHPHSTSHPLQCRALELCFNVALNRLPTTPGPFLHGQPSLSNALIAALKRAQAHQRRGCIEQQQQQPLLAIKVALEQLIISILDDPSVSRVMREAGFSSTSVKNNLEDVSASSVFQCYSSSGGILSSTCSPPIETHREISNHSSFWQTHLLNCYSEQNPLPFSTPKKPLSSIFTDSATEKEDFRLVLEVLMRTKRRNTVIVGDSVSTTEGLVAELMGKVERGEIPDELRSAHFIKFQLSSVSLRFMKREDMELKVADLRRKVGSLVTGGEGAIIYAGDLKWVVEGGVGEKEGGFSAEVCSYNATDHLVAEIGRLLSDYSCSNSKVWLMAIANYQTYMRCQTKQPSLETQWTLQAVSVPSGGLGLSLHASNALDSKVSLSPNTSLMPETKPFTPNEEPDSLTCCADCISNFEKEAAIFTSGQQNPSSYLLSSCNSKDMVKGPTNLPYWLQPYKADTHHKDDLVELKKRWNRLCHSLHHPRPNQILHQKGSSLFNNQNSSGKSYTYSKSYPWWPSSSQYNQTSIFPESTSISFTESITETNHVTSIASQLRSHQSRTIEFGFTNEEAWEHRQSELSSDFLKNMESQEVKTTLALGNPLFSDSMASKVQKREGKMDPKRDLCKLLQENIPWQSAIIPSIAEALIGSSKLSEKNGNWFLIRGMDCIGKRRLALATAESICGSTDHLVHLNKRRENKDPQLSEILIEALKENPKCVVLLEDIDYADSNFIKFLADGLKTKNFKDMEGGEVCFDQATFIATIGGSGSSGSSSFINSKEDEVAIQMKLQFEEDTTTNPAFEIFNSDHKRKAEWDLPFNKNNKHPRKEEKEHSSSSVEDINGGDKGVISRQSSSNTFDLNIRAEEDEDENKPDDNSNPIPSDLTQETATDLHSPHGYFLGSIEKSFLFDQNPKLFDEMGETFLSKIKGSFHEVCRSEMKMSLSVDKVVLDEMVAGCGSFLDSLFEIWLKDIFQTSLEKVVKERGKEGNIKLSLLGAKEENILDYGGFKGSSLPKTVQVVFKDLATGFSM from the exons ATGCGTGCAGGAGCCTGTACAGTCCAGCAGACCCTCACATCGGAGGCTGCTTCGGTGCTTAGGCACTCCCTTGGCTTGGCCAAGAGGAGGGGCCATGCCCAGGTCACCCCACTCCATGTGGCTGCCACCTTACTGAGTCCAAGGTGCAGTCTCTTGAGGAGGGCTTGTCTCAAGTCTCATCCAcattcaacttctcatccactGCAATGCAGAGCTCTTGAACTTTGCTTCAATGTGGCTCTCAATAGACTCCCAACAACACCTGGTCCTTTCCTCCATGGTCAACCTTCTCTCTCAAATGCTCTCATTGCAGCACTGAAGAGAGCTCAAGCACACCAGAGGAGGGGTTGCATagaacagcagcaacaacaacctCTCCTTGCCATTAAGGTAGCACTAGAGCAGCTCATTATATCCATTTTAGATGACCCTAGTGTTAGTAGGGTAATGAGAGAAGCTGGGTTCTCCAGCACCTCTGTTAAGAACAACCTAGAGGACGTTTCAGCTTCTTCTGTTTTTCAGTGCTATAGCAGCTCTGGTGGGATTCTCTCTTCTACTTGTTCTCCTCCTATTGAAACTCATAGAGAGATTAGCAACCACAGCAGTTTCTGGCAGACCCATTTGTTGAACTGCTATTCTGAGCAAAACCCACTTCCCTTTTCTACTCCAAAGAAGCCTTTAAGTTCCATCTTCACTGATTCAGCCACTGAAAAGGAGGATTTCAGGTTGGTTTTGGAGGTTCTGATGAGGACGAAAAGAAGGAATACAGTGATTGTTGGGGACTCTGTTTCAACTACTGAAGGCCTGGTTGCAGAGCTTATGGGGAAAGTGGAAAGAGGCGAGATACCTGATGAATTGAGATCGGCCCACTTTATTAAATTTCAGTTATCCTCTGTCTCTTTGAGGTTCATGAAGAGAGAGGATATGGAGCTGAAGGTTGCAGACTTGAGAAGGAAGGTGGGTTCTCTTGTAACAGGAGGTGAGGGAGCAATCATCTATGCTGGAGATCTCAAATGGGTAGTTGAAGGTGGTGTTGGTGAGAAAGAGGGAGGATTCTCAGCAGAAGTATGTAGTTATAATGCTACTGATCATCTGGTTGCAGAGATAGGAAGGTTGCTCTCTGACTATAGCTGCTCAAACAGTAAGGTATGGTTAATGGCCATTGCAAATTACCAGACTTACATGAGGTGCCAGACGAAGCAACCCTCTCTTGAGACTCAATGGACTCTTCAAGCTGTCTCTGTTCCTTCAGGTGGATTGGGTTTGAGCCTCCATGCTTCCAA TGCCCTTGACTCaaaggtatctctctctccaaacaCATCTCTAATGCCAGAAACAAAACCTTTCACTCCTAACGAAGAACCAGACAGTCTCACCTGTTGTGCTGATTGTATCTCCAATTTTGAAAAAGAGGCAGCCATATTCACATCAGGCCAGCAAAATCCATCCTCCTATCTTCTTAGCTCTTGCAATTCCAAAGACATGGTCAAGGGTCCAACCAACTTGCCTTACTGGTTGCAGCCATATAAAGCTGACACCCATCACAAG gatgatttggttgaattgaagaaaagatGGAACAGGTTATGCCACAGCCTACACCATCCAAGGCCTAATCAGATCCTCCACCAGAAAGGCTCTTCCTTATTCAACAACCAAAACTCAAGTGGCAAGAGCTATACCTATTCAAAATCTTACCCTTGGTGGCCTTCCTCATCTCAGTACAATCAAACCAGCATTTTCCCTGAATCGACTTCGATTTCCTTCACCGAGTCGATAACGGAGACCAACCATGTCACAAGCATTGCATCTCAATTGAGAAGTCACCAGTCACGTACAATTGAATTTGGTTTCACTAATGAAGAGGCATGGGAACACCGGCAGTCGGAATTGAGCTCGGATTTTCTGAAAAACATGGAAAGCCAGGAAGTGAAAACCACTCTTGCTCTTGGTAATCCTCTTTTCTCAGATTCCATGGCATCCAAGGttcaaaaaagggaaggaaagatGGACCCAAAAAGAGATCTCTGTAAGCTATTGCAAGAGAATATCCCTTGGCAATCTGCGATAATCCCTTCCATCGCAGAAGCTTTAATAGGTTCCTCCAAATTGTCAGAGAAGAATGGGAATTGGTTTCTAATTCGAGGAATGGATTGTATAGGAAAGAGAAGACTGGCACTTGCAACTGCTGAGTCAATTTGTGGGTCTACTGATCACCTTGTCCACttgaacaagagaagagagaacaagGACCCCCAATTGTCTGAAATCCTCATAGAAGCCTTGAAAGAGAACCCAAAATGTGTTGTTCTATTGGAAGATATCGACTATGCCGATTCAAACTTCATAAAGTTCCTAGCTGATGGCCTGAAAACCAAAAATTTCAAAGACATGGAAGGGGGAGAGGTTTGTTTTGATCAGGCTACATTCATTGCAACAATAGGTGGTAGTGGTAGTAGTGGTTCTTCAAGTTTCATAAACAGCAAGGAAGATGAGGTAGCAATCCAGATGAAGTTGCAGTTTGAAGAAGACACTACTACAAATCCTGcatttgaaattttcaattctgATCATAAGAGGAAGGCGGAGTGGGACTTGCCATTTAATAAGAACAATAAGCATccaaggaaagaagagaaagaacactCCTCTTCATCTGTGGAAGATATTAATGGTGGTGACAAGGGGGTTATCTCAAGACAGTCAAGCAGTAACACCTTTGATTTGAACATCCGAGctgag gaagatgaagacgaAAACAAGCCTGATGACAACTCCAACCCCATCCCTAGTGATCTCACTCAAGAAACTGCAACAGATCTCCACAGCCCACATGGGTATTTTCTTGGATCAATCGAGAAGAGCTTTCTTTTCGATCAAAATCCGAAACTTTTCGATGAAATGGGTGAGACTTTCTTGTCAAAGATCAAAGGGTCTTTCCATGAAGTGTGTAGGAGTGAGATGAAGATGTCATTGTCAGTTGATAAGGTTGTGTTAGATGAAATGGTAGCTGGGTGTGGTTCTTTCCTTGATAGCTTGTTTGAAATTTGGCTGAAAGACATTTTTCAAACGAGCTTAGAAAAGGTTGTtaaagagagagggaaagagggaaACATTAAGCTCTCGCTTCTTGGGGCTAAAGAGGAGAATATTTTGGATTATGGTGGGTTCAAGGGGTCGAGTCTTCCCAAGACAGTCCAAGTTGTCTTCAAGGATTTGGCCACGGGGTTTTCTATGTAA